One window of Azospirillaceae bacterium genomic DNA carries:
- a CDS encoding ABC transporter permease — protein MLATIVGQALRGVRRTRPDVLVTFIGMAIGLTAALLMALLTRDQMTFSHFIPAHDRTYLLSGTLSAPGQASRHEWMTPGAAARLMAADMPGVEATTRFSDGMLVIRRGDTAFREGIAWADATLFQVLPLPVVAGEPASALSTPDGLVLTRSLARKLFSQDAPLGQTVDMGGQSFRVMAVVEDPSPRGPLRQVSAFAAGGNAKSYLTYADADTRMDASTFTQAFTYFRMRPGTTPASTDQALADLLNRHWKPEDARQMRLRAVLLDRIELDPDLNAHIRALMGMMAAITSLTLAIPCINFVALATARAGRRAVAVGIAKMGGARRRHLIAQFLLETTLLVALAMVIAVSFTELALPTVNRVLNTYMALDLGAPDVIAIIVGLVLAVGVLAGAYPAFVLSSYRPGAVLKGVGGTTDTTSRIRQGLVVGQFMLLIALLSVTLVVYRQQVLLTRGHLSYDPSNVAVMTGTCPPALRDGLAGTGGVTGVSCTGVETLNVQGLGYKAALSDGGTVAISGQRVDAAFLPLFHIQALAGRLFDPARASDQGAGAGNTVILNETAVHALGWSRPEEAVGRTVRLSFQDDQAPVEVIGVVPDFTMGSVEERIPATAFRLRGRAIDAAEDSLIYLKLAGGAPAATLAAVDEVRRRTNPGQPTDRFFFDDHLAMLTLLIRLETQIFTLFSVVNLLMACAGIYGLSAFTAERRTKEIGVRKVYGASVPDIVRLLLWQFAKPVLLAGVLVWIPTYLGLRHWLDSFANHVEIGPFSLLAPIAVALVIAGLTVGGQSIRVARAKPIRALRYE, from the coding sequence ATGCTGGCGACCATCGTGGGGCAAGCCTTGCGCGGCGTGCGCCGCACGCGGCCCGACGTGCTGGTCACCTTCATCGGCATGGCCATCGGCCTGACGGCGGCCCTGCTGATGGCGCTGCTGACCCGCGACCAGATGACGTTCAGCCATTTCATCCCCGCCCACGACCGCACCTACCTGCTGTCCGGCACGCTGTCAGCCCCGGGCCAGGCATCGCGACATGAGTGGATGACGCCGGGGGCCGCCGCCCGGCTGATGGCGGCCGATATGCCGGGCGTGGAGGCCACCACCCGGTTCAGCGACGGCATGCTGGTCATCCGCCGGGGCGACACCGCCTTTCGCGAGGGCATCGCCTGGGCCGACGCCACCCTGTTCCAGGTCCTGCCGCTGCCGGTCGTGGCGGGGGAGCCCGCCTCAGCGCTGTCCACCCCTGACGGCCTGGTCCTGACCCGGTCGCTGGCCCGCAAGCTGTTCAGCCAGGACGCCCCCCTGGGCCAGACGGTGGACATGGGGGGCCAGTCCTTCCGCGTCATGGCGGTGGTGGAGGATCCGTCGCCGCGCGGCCCCCTGCGCCAGGTCAGCGCCTTCGCCGCCGGCGGCAACGCCAAATCCTATCTGACCTATGCCGATGCCGACACCCGCATGGACGCCAGCACCTTCACCCAGGCCTTCACCTATTTCCGGATGCGGCCCGGCACCACCCCGGCATCGACGGACCAGGCGCTGGCCGACCTGCTGAACCGCCATTGGAAGCCCGAGGACGCCCGGCAGATGCGGCTGCGCGCCGTCCTGCTGGACCGGATCGAACTGGACCCCGACCTCAACGCGCATATCCGGGCGCTGATGGGCATGATGGCGGCCATCACCAGCCTGACCCTGGCCATCCCCTGCATCAACTTCGTGGCATTGGCCACGGCGCGGGCCGGCCGCCGGGCGGTGGCGGTGGGCATCGCCAAGATGGGGGGTGCCCGGCGGCGCCACCTGATCGCCCAGTTCCTGCTGGAGACCACCCTGCTGGTGGCGCTGGCCATGGTGATCGCCGTGTCCTTCACCGAACTGGCCCTGCCCACCGTTAACCGTGTCCTGAACACCTATATGGCGCTGGATCTGGGCGCGCCGGACGTCATCGCCATCATCGTGGGCCTGGTCCTGGCGGTCGGCGTCCTGGCCGGCGCCTACCCTGCCTTCGTCCTGTCCTCATACCGGCCGGGGGCGGTGCTGAAGGGGGTGGGTGGCACCACCGACACCACCAGCCGCATCCGGCAGGGGCTGGTGGTGGGCCAGTTCATGCTGCTGATCGCCCTGCTGAGTGTCACCCTGGTGGTCTACCGCCAGCAGGTGCTGCTGACCCGTGGCCACCTGTCCTACGATCCATCGAACGTCGCCGTGATGACGGGCACCTGCCCCCCGGCGCTGCGCGACGGCCTGGCGGGGACCGGTGGCGTCACCGGCGTCTCCTGCACTGGCGTGGAAACGCTGAACGTCCAAGGTTTGGGCTACAAGGCCGCCCTTTCCGACGGCGGCACGGTGGCCATCAGCGGCCAGCGGGTGGATGCGGCCTTCCTGCCGCTGTTCCATATCCAGGCCCTGGCCGGCCGCCTGTTCGACCCCGCCCGCGCATCCGACCAGGGGGCCGGGGCCGGGAACACCGTTATCCTGAATGAGACGGCGGTCCACGCGCTGGGCTGGTCCCGACCGGAGGAGGCGGTGGGCCGGACCGTGCGCCTGTCGTTCCAGGATGACCAGGCACCGGTGGAGGTCATCGGCGTGGTGCCCGACTTCACCATGGGCAGCGTGGAGGAGAGGATACCCGCCACCGCCTTCCGGCTGCGCGGCCGGGCCATCGACGCGGCGGAAGACAGCCTGATCTACCTGAAACTGGCGGGCGGCGCCCCCGCCGCCACCCTGGCGGCGGTGGATGAGGTCCGGCGCCGCACCAATCCCGGCCAACCCACGGACCGTTTCTTCTTCGACGACCACCTGGCCATGCTGACCCTGCTCATCCGGCTGGAAACACAGATCTTCACCCTGTTCAGCGTGGTCAATCTGCTGATGGCCTGCGCCGGCATCTACGGCCTGTCGGCCTTCACGGCGGAGCGGCGGACCAAGGAGATCGGGGTGCGCAAGGTCTATGGCGCCTCCGTCCCCGACATTGTCCGCCTGTTGCTGTGGCAGTTCGCCAAGCCGGTGCTGTTGGCGGGGGTGCTGGTGTGGATCCCGACATATCTGGGCCTGCGCCACTGGCTGGACAGCTTCGCCAACCATGTGGAGATCGGCCCGTTCAGCCTGCTGGCCCCCATCGCCGTGGCCCTGGTCATCGCCGGGCTGACGGTGGGCGGCCAGTCCATCCGCGTGGCGCGCGCCAAGCCGATCCGGGCTTTACGGTATGAGTAG